The region CCAGACCGCATCGCTGACGTCGGCGCTGGCCGACCGCGACCAGGCGATCGGCGAGGTGATCAAGAACCTGAACACGGTGCTCGACACCACGGTCAGACACCAGCAGCAGTTCGACGACACGGTGAAGAACTTCGAGACCCTGATCACGGGTCTGAAGAACCGCGCCGACCCGATCGCGAAGTCGGTCGGCGACATCAGCGACGCGGCGGGCACCATCGCCGACCTGCTGGCCGACAACCGCCCGCTGCTGCAGCAGACGATCAGCCACCTCGAGGTCATCCAGCAGCCGCTGGTCGAGCAGAAGGACCAACTCAACGATCTTCTCGTCAGATTGCCCACGGCCCTCAAGATCATCGGCCGCGCAGGTGGCGTCTACGGTGACTTCTTCAACTTCTACGCCTGCGACGTCACGTTGAAGCTCAACGGGCTGCAGCCCGGCGGCCCGGTGCGCACGGTCAAGGTGTGGAGTCAACCTTCGGGTAGGTGCACGCCGAAATGAGAGTCCTCGAAGGGTCCAACCGGGTCCGTAACGGGTTGATGGGCATCCTCGTCCTGATTCTCGTCATCGGCGTCGGGCAGAGCTTCACCACCGTGCCGATGCTGTTCGCGACACCGATGTACTACGCGCAGTTCGCCGACACCGGTGGCATCAACCCCGGCGACAAGGTCCGCATCGCCGGAGTCGACGTCGGCTCGGTGAAGTCGACGGAGATCGACGGCGACAAGGTCGTCATCGGCTACTCGTTGGGCGGCACCGAGATCGGCACGCAGAGCCGGGCGGCCATCCGCACCGACACCATCCTGGGCCGCCGCAACATCGAGATCGATCCGCGAGGCGACGACCCACTGCGCGCGAACGGGGTTCTTCCGCTGGGACAGACGAGCACGCCGTATCAGATCTACGACGCGTTCTACGACCTGAGCAAGTCGACCTCGGGCTGGGACACCAAGACGGTCAAGGAGTCGCTGAACGTCCTCTCCGAGACCATCGATCAGACGTATCCGCACCTGAGCGCGGCGCTCGACGGGGTGGCCCGCTTCTCCGACACCATCGGCAAGCGCGACGACCAGATCAAGCACCTGCTGGCCAACGCCAACAAGGTCGCCGGCGTGCTGGGCAACCGCAGCGAGCAGATCAATCGGCTGTTCGTCAACGCCCAGACCCTGCTCGCCGCCGTCAACGAGCGCAACTACGCGGTCAGCCAGCTCCTCGAGCGCGTCGACAAGTTCTCGACCCAGGTGAAGGGTCTGATCGACGACAACCCGAACCTCAACCACGTGCTCGAGCAGCTGCGCACCCTCAGCGACGTGCTGGCCGCGCGCAAGTTCGACCTCGTCGACGTGCTGACCACGCTGTCGAAGTTCACCGCGTCGCTGGGTGAGGCGATCGCGTCCGGTCCGTACTTCAAGGTGATGCTCGTCAACCTGGCGCCGTACTGGATCCTGCAGCCGTTCGTCGACGCCGCGTTCAAGAAGCGCGGCATCAACCCCGAGGAGTTCTGGCGCAACGCCGGCCTGCCCGCGTTCCGCTTCCCCGACCCGAACGGCACCGGCTTCCCCAACGGGGCACCGCCGCCTGCGCCGACCCCGCTCGAGGGCACCCCGGAGAATCCGGGTCCGGCGGTCTTGAAGGGTTCGCCGTGCTCCTACACCCCGCCCGCCGACGGGCTGCCCCGGCCGGGGAACCCGCTGCCATGCGCGGGACTGTCGGTCGGTCCCTTCGGTGACAACCCCTACGGCCCGAACTACCAGGGCCAGGGACCCAACGTCGCGACGTCGGCGCCGAATCCGCAAGGGCCGCTGCCGGGCCCGGGTGTGCCGTCCGCGGCGATCCCCGGTCAGCTGCCCCCGAACGTGCCCGGCGCGATGCCGCCGCTGCCGCCCGCACCGCCCGGTGCGCGTACCGTTCCGCTGGCGCCGCAGCCGTCGCCGCCGGACTTCACCCCCGGCATCGCACCGTTGCCGCCGGCGCTCAACGGACCGCCGCCCCCGCCGGGGCCGGGTCCGCAGCTGGCGCCTGCCGGCCAGGCGCCGCTGCCGGGCAATCCACCGTTCCTCCCACCGGGATCGCAAGGCTAGGGGGGCTGATCGATGTCGACGATCTTCAACATCCGAAACATGAAGCTGCCGGGCGTCTCGCGGGCCGCGCTGATCATTGGCACGATCGTGCTGATTCTCGCGATCGTGGCGCTGTTCCTCGGGTTCAACCTGTACAAGCGGCTGAGCAACAACACCGTCACCGCGTATTTCACCCAGACGCTGGCCCTCTACCCGGGCGACAAGGTCCAGATCATGGGCGTGCGCGTCGGGACGATCGACAAGATCGAACCGGACGGCGACAAGATGAAGGTCACCTTCCACTACGACAAGAAGTACAAGGTGCCGGCCAACGCCTCGGCGTCGATCCTCAACCCGAGTCTGGTGGCGTCGCGCACCATCCAGCTCGCGCCCCCGTACACCGGCGGGCCGGTGATGCAGAACAACGCCGTCATCGGCCTCGACCGCACCCAGGTGCCCGTCGAGTACGACGATCTGCGCGACTCGCTGAGCCGCCTGCTCACCGATCTCGGGCCCACGCCCCAGCAGCCCAAGGGCCCGTTCGGCGACATCATCGAGTCGGCGGCGGACGGCTTCGCCGGCAAGGGCGAACAGCTCAACAAGACGCTCAACGGCCTGTCGGAGGCGCTGTTCGCCCTCAACGAGGGCCGCGGTGACCTCTTCAGCGTCGTCAAGAGCCTCGCGCTGTTCGTCAACGCGCTCCACAACAGCGACCGCCAGTTCGTCGCGCTGAACAACCAGCTCGCCACGTTCACCAACGCGTTCACCAACACCGACCGCGAGGTGGCCGACGCACTGCAGGACCTCAACCAGTTGCTCAGCACCACAAGGGATTTCATCGGCAAGAACGGTGAAGTGCTGACCCACGACATCAACAACCTCGCCGACGTCACCAACGCGATCCTGCAGCCCGCACCGCGCGACGGCCTGGAGACCGGCCTTCACGTGTTCCCGAACCTGGGCGCCAACGTGGTCAACATCTCGTCGCCGAACGCCGGCGGCATCGTCGGGTTGCCGGTGATCAACAACTTCGCCAACCCGATGCAGTTCATCTGCAGCGCCATCCAGGCCGGCAGCAGGCTGGGCTACCAGGAATCGGCGGAGCTGTGCGCCCAGTACCTGGGCCCGATCCTGGACGCCATCAAGTTCAACTACCTGCCGTTCGGTGTGAACCAGTTCAGTTCGGCGATGACGCTGCCCAAGCAGATCGCCTACTCCGAGCCACGCCTGCAGCCGCCGCCGGGATACAAGGACACGACGGTGCCCGGCATCTTCTCCCGCGACACGCTGTTCTCGCACGGCAACCACGAACCGGGCTGGACCGTGGCACCCGGTATGCAGGGCGTCGACGTCCAGCCGTTCACCGCGAACATGCTGACGCCGGAATCACTGTCGGAGCTGATGGGCGGTCCCGACGTCGCCGCGCCGCCGGCGCCGCCGGCCTTCGGCGTGAACAACGGCCGGCTGCCCGGACCTCCGGACTCCTACAGCGAGAACACCCCGCTGCCACCCCCGTGGTATCCGCAGCCCGGTCCGCCGCCGGCTCCCGCGCCCGGCGTCATCCCCGGTGATCCGCTCGGCGCGATCGCGCCCGCCCCGGCGGCGGCGCCCGCACCGGCACCGGCCGCACCGGCAGGTCCCCTGTTGCCGGCCGAGGCGGGAGGTTAAGCCATGGCCACGATGATGAAAATGGCGCGCCGGGCCGGCGCGCTCGGTGCCGCGGCACTGGTGCTGACGTCCTGCGGGTCGTGGAAGGGCATCGCGAACGTGCCGCTGCCGGGCGGCCCCGGCACCGGACCGGGTCACTCGACGATCTACGTCCAGATGCCGGACACGTTGGCGCTCAACGTCAACAGCCGCGTCCGGGTGGCCGACGTCTACGTCGGCCGCGTGCGGTCGATCGCGCTGAAGAACTGGATCGCGACGCTGACGCTCGACCTCGACCCGTCGGTCAAGCTGCCGGCCAACGCGCTGGCCAAGATCGGGCAGACCAGCCTGCTGGGTTCCCAGCACGTCGAGCTGGACCTGCCGCCGAACCCGTCGCAGCAGCAACTCAAGGACGGCGACACGATCCCGCTCAAGAACGCGTCGGCGTTCCCGACCACCGAGCGGGTGCTCGCCAGCATCGCCTCGATCCTCACCGGCGGTGGGGTGTCGAACCTCGAGACGATCCAGACGGAGGTCAACAACGCCCTCGACGGCCGCGCGGGTCAGATCCGGGATTTCCTGGGCAAGCTCGACACGTTCACCGACGAGCTCAACCAGCAGCGCGACGACATCACCCGCGCCATCGACTCGACCGACCGGCTGCTGTCGATCGTCGCCCAGCGCAACGACACCCTCGATGCGGTGCTCACCGAGTTCCCGCCGCTGATCAAGCATTTCGCCGACACCCGCGATCTGTTCGCCGACGCCATCGAGGCACTCGGCCGGATCAGCAACGCCGCCGAGAACGCCCTGGCCCCGGCGAGCGACAACCTGCACACCAACCTGGCGAACCTGCAGCGGCCGCTGAAGGAGCTGGGCAAGGCCAGCCCGTACCTCATCGGTGCGCTGAAGCTGCTCTTCACCGCTCCGTTCAGCATCGAGAACGTGCCGAAGGTCGTGCGCGGCGACTACATCAACGTCTCGCTCCTGGTGGACGCGACGCTGTCGGCGCTCGACAACGGCATCCTCAGCGGCACCGGCGTCTCCGGAATGCTGCGGGCGCTGGAGCAGTCGTGGGGCCGCGATCCGAACACGATGATCCCGGATGTGCGCTTCACGCCGAACCCGCACGACGCGCCGAACGGTCCGCTGGTGGAAAGGGGTGAGTGAGCGATGTTGACGCGGTTCATCAAGATTCAGCTGATCATCTTCACGATCCTGACCGTCATCGCCGTCGCGGTGCTGGGCCTGTACTACCTGCGGCTGCCGAGCCTGGCCGGCATCGGCCAGTACACGCTCTACGCGCAGCTGCCGCGGTCGGGTGGGCTCTACGCCACCGGCAACGTCACCTACCGCGGCACCCAGATCGGGAAGGTGACCGCCGTCGAGCCGACGGAGAACGGCGCCAGAGCCACGATGAGCATCGACAACCAGTACAAGATCCCGGTCGACGTGACGGCCAGCGTGCACTCGGTGTCGGCCATCGGCGAGCAGTATCTGGACCTCGTGCCGGCGAGCAACACCAACCAGTACCTCAGCGCGGGGTCGACCATCACGAAGAGCACGGTGCCCAGCGAGGTGGGTCCCGCGCTCGACCAGGCCAACAAGGGCCTGGCGGTGCTGCCGAAGGAGAAGATCGACTCCCTGCTCACCGAGACGTCGAAGGCGGTCGGCGGGCTGGGTCCCGCGTTGCAGCGGCTGGTCGACTCGACGACGAACCTGGCCCAGGGCTTCCGGGACAACCTGCCTCAGGTCAACGACATCATCGAGAACTCGGCGCCGATCCTGGACAGCCAGGTGCAGTCCGGCGACGCGATCCAGCAGTGGTCGCGCAACCTGAACATCATCGCGTCGCAGACGGCCGAGCAGGACTCTGCGCTGCGCAGCGGTCTGCAGCAGGCGGCTCCGACACTGGATCAGGTCACCAGCGTGTTCAGTGATGTCCGCGACTCGCTGCCCCAGACGCTGGCCAACCTCTCGGTCGTCATCGACATGCTCAAGCGCTACAACAAGGGCGTCGAGCAGGCGCTGGTGATCCTGCCGCAGGGTGCGGCCCTGTCGCAGGCGGGCACGATCTTCGAGAACGAGGGTCTGCTGCACTTCGGCCTGTCGATCAACCAGCCGCCGCCGTGCCTGACCGGATTCCTGCCGGCGTCGCAGTGGCGCTCGCCCGCTGACACCAGCATGGCGCCGCTGCCCACCGGGACGTACTGCAAGATCCCGAAGGACTATCAGGCCAACGTGGTCCGCGGAGCCCGTAACTATCCGTGCGCGGACGTGCCCGGCAAGCGGGCAGCGACCCCGAAGGAATGCCACAGCAACGAGCCGTACGTGCCGCTGGGCACCAACCCGTGGTACGGCGATCCGAACCAGATCCTGTCCTGCCCGGCGCCCGGAGCCCGGTGCGACCAGGGTGTCGACCCCGGCCGGGTGATTCCCGCACCGTCGGTCAACAACGGCATGAACCCGCTGTCGGCCGACCAGCTGCCCGCGCCGCAGTCGACGGCGCCGGTCAGCGACCCGGTGAGCCCCCCGGGCTCGGGTACGGTCAGTTGCAGTGGTCAGCAGCCCAACCCGTGCATCTACACTCCAGCGCAGGGGCCGCCCGGCACCACCGCGGCATACAGCCCGAGCAGCGGCGAGGTGGTAGGGCCTGACGGCGTCAGGTACAACGTCCGCAACTCGAGCAACCCAGGAGACGACGGATGGAAGGAGATGCTGGCACCAGCCGGCTGAACCCCGCCATCGAAGGGCAGGATCCCACGCCGAGCGACCCGGTCGACCACGTCGACCCCGAAGCCTCGGCCACCGAAACACCGACCGATACCCGCAGGCCCTCCCGGCTGGGTACCGGCTGGGTCGCGACCCTTTCCGTGGTCCTGGTGTTGCTCGCCGCCGGAGCCGGCGCGGGTGGATATTTCGCTCTTCTGGCCAACGACCGCGCGGCCGCCCTGGCGCGGTCCGATGAGGCGGCTCTGCAGGCCGCCAAGGACTGCGTGGCGGCGACGCAGGCGCCGGACACCGCGGCGATGACGGCCGCCCAGTCCAAGATCCTGCAGTGTTCGACCGGTGACTTCGGCGTGCAGGCCGGGCTGTTCAGCAGTGTCATCGCCGAGGCCTATCAGGCCGCCAAGGCGACCGTCGAGGTGAACGACCTGCGCGCGGCCGTCGAGCGGCACAACGACGACGGCTCGATCAACGTGCTGGTCGCGGTCCGCGTGAAGATCTCCAACTCCGAGGCCGCCGACCAGCAGGTCGGATACCGGCTCCGGGCCACCATGGCGTTCGACGAGGGGCAGTACCGGATCGCGAAGCTGGACCAGGTCACCTCGTGACGGCTGTTCTCGACACGGGCGGTGCCACCGGCGCGACCGCGACGCCCGACCAGTCCACGCCTGACGTGGCGCTGGCGTCGTGGCCGTCCCGGGCGGGTGCGCTGGTCGTCGACGTGCTGCCGGGGCTCGGGGTCGTCGCGACGTGCGCGCTGCTGGCGCTGGCCGCACCCGCCGACGGAGCGATGCGGTGGGTGTTCACGGTGCTGCTCGCCGTCACGCTGGCCGCGATGGTGCTCAACCGGGTGCTGCTGCCGAGCGTGATCGGCTGGACGCTCGGCCGCGCGCTGTTCGGTATCGCGGTGGCGCGGCGCACCGGCGAGCCGGCGGGCCTGCTGCGCTTGACGGCGCGTGAGCTCGCGCACGTGCTCGACACGCTGGCGGTCTTCGTCGGCTGGTTGTGGCCGCTGTGGGACCGGCGCCGGCGCACGTTCGCCGATCTGTTGGCGCGCACCGAGGTGCGCCGCGTGCCGGGTCCCGAGCGCAACGTGCGCAGACTGGTCGCCGCCGTCCTCGTCGGGCTCGCGGTGCTGTGCGCCGCGGCCGCGGCCCTGGGCTATGTGACCTCCTACCGGCACGAACGGGCGGTCGAGCAGGCGAACGCGCAGATCAAGGAGCAGGGGCCCCGCATCGTCGAGCAGATGCTCAGCTACGGCGTGGACACCATGGCGCAGGACTTCGCCAAGGCGCAGACCCTGACCACCGACGGGTACCGGCCGCAGTTGGTGGCTCAGCAGCAGACGGTGCAGCGCGCCGGCGCGACGACGAACGAATACTGGGCCGTCAGCAGCGCGGTCCTGCCCAACCCGCCGGTGACACCGGATCAGGCCTCGATGCTGCTGGCGCTGCAGGGCCAGCGCGGGACCGATCCCAAGAGCCTGAAGTTCATCACCGCCACGGTGCGCGTGGACTTCCGCAAGATCGACGGTCAGTGGCGCGTCGCCAATCTCACCGTGCTGAAGCAGCCGCAGATGCAGCCGGCGGCGGGGCAATGAGTCCGCGGCGCAGGGTCGACGACGGCGACTTCGTCGGCACCGGATACTTCTCGGTGACCCCGAGACCGCCGCGGCGGTGGGGGCTTCCGCTCGTGGCCGTCATGGCCGCACTGTTCGTCGCGGCCGCGATCGCGGCGAGCACCTTCATGTTCGTCCAGCACGAGAAGGACCGGCGCGCCACGGTCGAAGACGCCGCCGCCCTCGGGTACACCCGCGAGTTCATGACCATGTACATGACGCTGGACCCGTACCACGCCAACGACTATGCCGACCGGATCGTTGCGCAGGCGACCGGCGAGTTCGCGAAGAACTTCCAGAAGAAGGAGGGCGAGATCCTGGTCCAGGTGGCGCGCGGAGAGCCGACCACCGGGACGGTTCTCGAGGCCGGGGTGCAGCGCCGCAACGACGACGGCAGCCTCGACGTGCTGGTCGCGACCAAGGTCACCTCGAAGACACCGGATCAGAAGTCGACGATCGAGAGCGGAAGCCGCTGGATCGCCACGACGATCAAGGAAGGACAGCAGTGGAAGATCAGCAACCTGATTCAGGTGATCTGACCACCGACAGCGACGTCGCCGCCGAGCCGCCCGGGGATGCCCCCGAGACTGCGGCCACACCGCGCCGCCGGTCCCTGTTCTCCCGGCGCCGGGGCAAGGCGCAGAAGCGCGCGACCGAGAACCCGACCGCCAAGGCCGTCGGGGCGGTCGAAGCGCTCGAGGCTCCCGCACCACCCGCGAATCCCGAAGCGGCCGAGGAGAAGCCGAAGGCGCCCATGGGCAAGGCGGCACGCGCGGCGCGAGGCCAGGCGGCCGAGGCCGGCGGCGACGAACCCGCCGAACCGACCGACGCCGACGGTGACGAAACCGAAGGCGCGCCAGCCGAACCCGTGATCTTCAAGCCCCACCGTCCCGCCGGCCGGCGCTGGATCGTGGCGGCGGTGGTCGCCTCGGTGCTGTTCGTCGGCGCGACCGGGTTCGCGGGTGCGATGGCGCAGCCCTACCTGTCCCAACGGGCACTGAACGAGACGAAGCTCAACATCGCCCGCACCGCGGCCAGTGCGATCACCACGCTGTGGTCCTACACACCCGACGACATGCCCACCCTGGCCGACCGTGCGTCGCGGTACCTCGAGGGCGATTTCGCCAACGAGTACCGCAAGTACATCGACGCCATCGTCGAGTCCAACAAGCAGGCGAAGGTCACCAACACCACGCAGGTGATGGGCGCCGCGGTGGAGAGCGTCTCGCCGCCGGGGATCCCGTCGGAGGCCACGGCGCTGGTGTACACCAACTCGGTGGCGACCAGTCCGGTCACCAAGAACATCCCGTCGCTGCGCTACCTGTCCTATCGGTTGACGATGACGCGGCACGGGGGCGACTGGCTCATCACCCGCATGTCGACCATCACGTCGTTCGATCTGACGCCACAGCTCTAAGAGGCCGCCGTGAGCCTGGCCTCGCCGGTGTCGCCGCGCAGGACCCACATCGCGCTGCTGCTCCTGACGTTCACGACGGGATTGATCGACGCGGTCAGCGTGCTGGTGCTCGGCCACGTGTTCGTCGCGAACATGACCGGCAACATGATCTTCCTCGGCTTCTGGTTCGTTCCGCACTCCGGCGTCGACCTGACGGCCGCCGTCGTCGCCTTCTTCGGATTCGTCACCGGCACCGTCGTCGCCGGCCGGCTGTTCCGTCATCTCGGCGGAAACGTCCGGCGTTGGCTGGCAACGGCTCTGGGGCTGGAGGTGGTCATCCTGCTGGCCCTGGCGGCGCTGACCGGCAGCGGGGTGCTCGACTATCACGACGACCGCAAGCTCTTCCTGATCGCCGGGCTGGCCATCGCGTTCGGTGATCAGAATGCCACGGCCCGCCAGTTCGGCATCCAGGAGTTGTCCACCACGGTGCTGACGCAGACCATCGTCGGCATCGGGTTCGACAGCAGGCTCGCCGGCGGCACCGGCGACCGGGAGAAGCTGCGCTACGGCGTGGTGCTGACGATGTGCTCCGGCGCGGTCGTCGGCGCGACGCTGACACGGGTCACGGTCGCGCCGATCATCGTGATCGCCGCGGTCCTCGTCGCCGTGTCCGCAGCGGTGTTCTGCCTCGGCTCGGGCGGGCCGGACTGATCGTGGAGTTCGTCAAGCGCAACCCGCAGGCTCCGGACGGCTTCTTCGCCTGCGAAGCCGCCGGGCTGCAATGGCTTTCGCGTGTGCTGGACGGGGTGCCGTGTGCGCGCGTCCTCGCCGTCGACGAGCAGTCGCTGACGCTGGAGCGGCTGACGCCGGCCGCCCCCACCCGATCCGCCGCCGCCGAGTTCGGGGCACGGCTGGCCCGCACGCATGCCGCAGGAGCCGACGGGTTCGGTGCACCGCCCGACGGCTGGACCGGGCACGGATTCTTCGGCCCGTTGCAGCAGCCGCTGCCGATGAGCCTGCCCCGGGTGCCCTCGTGGGGCGTGTTCTACGCCGAGCACCGGCTGGCGCCGATGGCCGACCGGGCCCGCAGCCGGCTCGACAGCGCGACCAGCAATGCTGTCGACGCCGTCATAGACCGTTGTGCCACAGGGGAATTCGACGACGATGACCAGCCGTGCCGGTTACACGGAGACCTGTGGAGCGGCAACGTGATGTGGACGGCGGTGGGCGCGGTGCTGATCGACCCGGCCGCCCACGGAGGGCACCGTGAGACCGACCTCGCGATGCTGGCGCTGTTCGGGTGCCCGTATTTGGACGCGGTCATCGACGGCTACGCCGGCCGGCACCCGCTGCGCGCGGGCTGGCGTGACCGGGTGGGCCTGCACCAGCTGTATCCGCTGCTGGCGCACGTGGTGCTCTTCGGGGCCGGGTATGCCGAACCTACGCGCGCGGCAGCGCTCAGCGCGCTGGCACTCAGTTGAACGCGAGCCAGGCCGGCTGGGCCCGTTCGTGCGAATCGCACAGCACCGCCATCGTGTCGCACGACCCCTGGGGCGCCCCGGCGCCGGCCCACATGCCGCCCGTGTCGCGCCGCAGCACGATGGCCGAGGACCCGCCGCCGTCGAGCAGCACCGCCGTGTCGCTCCCGAGGCCGCGGAACAGGTCCTGGATCTGGTCGGGCGTGTAACTGCCGCCCTGGAACACGTACATCTCGTCGCGGTCCCGGACGTATGCCAGCCCTGTGCGCGCAGCACTCGGACCGGGGTCGTTCAGCTGCCCGGTGTCGCCGGGTGCCAGCAGTCCCATCCCGGCGACGGCGACGAAGCGGGTGCCCTTGTCGAGGAGGCCGGCGATGACGGGCGAGGCGGCGTCGAAGTCGTCGGGACTCTTGGGCGGCACGACGAACGGTGCGCCCTTCACCGGCAGGACCATCGTCGACAGGGCCATCCAGTTCTCGTTGCCGCCGGACAGACCCTGCTTGCCGGCGTAGGCGAGCGTGCCCG is a window of Mycolicibacterium chubuense NBB4 DNA encoding:
- a CDS encoding YoaK family protein, which gives rise to MSLASPVSPRRTHIALLLLTFTTGLIDAVSVLVLGHVFVANMTGNMIFLGFWFVPHSGVDLTAAVVAFFGFVTGTVVAGRLFRHLGGNVRRWLATALGLEVVILLALAALTGSGVLDYHDDRKLFLIAGLAIAFGDQNATARQFGIQELSTTVLTQTIVGIGFDSRLAGGTGDREKLRYGVVLTMCSGAVVGATLTRVTVAPIIVIAAVLVAVSAAVFCLGSGGPD
- a CDS encoding fructosamine kinase family protein; this translates as MVEFVKRNPQAPDGFFACEAAGLQWLSRVLDGVPCARVLAVDEQSLTLERLTPAAPTRSAAAEFGARLARTHAAGADGFGAPPDGWTGHGFFGPLQQPLPMSLPRVPSWGVFYAEHRLAPMADRARSRLDSATSNAVDAVIDRCATGEFDDDDQPCRLHGDLWSGNVMWTAVGAVLIDPAAHGGHRETDLAMLALFGCPYLDAVIDGYAGRHPLRAGWRDRVGLHQLYPLLAHVVLFGAGYAEPTRAAALSALALS
- a CDS encoding virulence factor Mce family protein; translation: MRVLEGSNRVRNGLMGILVLILVIGVGQSFTTVPMLFATPMYYAQFADTGGINPGDKVRIAGVDVGSVKSTEIDGDKVVIGYSLGGTEIGTQSRAAIRTDTILGRRNIEIDPRGDDPLRANGVLPLGQTSTPYQIYDAFYDLSKSTSGWDTKTVKESLNVLSETIDQTYPHLSAALDGVARFSDTIGKRDDQIKHLLANANKVAGVLGNRSEQINRLFVNAQTLLAAVNERNYAVSQLLERVDKFSTQVKGLIDDNPNLNHVLEQLRTLSDVLAARKFDLVDVLTTLSKFTASLGEAIASGPYFKVMLVNLAPYWILQPFVDAAFKKRGINPEEFWRNAGLPAFRFPDPNGTGFPNGAPPPAPTPLEGTPENPGPAVLKGSPCSYTPPADGLPRPGNPLPCAGLSVGPFGDNPYGPNYQGQGPNVATSAPNPQGPLPGPGVPSAAIPGQLPPNVPGAMPPLPPAPPGARTVPLAPQPSPPDFTPGIAPLPPALNGPPPPPGPGPQLAPAGQAPLPGNPPFLPPGSQG
- a CDS encoding virulence factor Mce family protein, whose product is MATMMKMARRAGALGAAALVLTSCGSWKGIANVPLPGGPGTGPGHSTIYVQMPDTLALNVNSRVRVADVYVGRVRSIALKNWIATLTLDLDPSVKLPANALAKIGQTSLLGSQHVELDLPPNPSQQQLKDGDTIPLKNASAFPTTERVLASIASILTGGGVSNLETIQTEVNNALDGRAGQIRDFLGKLDTFTDELNQQRDDITRAIDSTDRLLSIVAQRNDTLDAVLTEFPPLIKHFADTRDLFADAIEALGRISNAAENALAPASDNLHTNLANLQRPLKELGKASPYLIGALKLLFTAPFSIENVPKVVRGDYINVSLLVDATLSALDNGILSGTGVSGMLRALEQSWGRDPNTMIPDVRFTPNPHDAPNGPLVERGE
- a CDS encoding virulence factor Mce family protein, coding for MSTIFNIRNMKLPGVSRAALIIGTIVLILAIVALFLGFNLYKRLSNNTVTAYFTQTLALYPGDKVQIMGVRVGTIDKIEPDGDKMKVTFHYDKKYKVPANASASILNPSLVASRTIQLAPPYTGGPVMQNNAVIGLDRTQVPVEYDDLRDSLSRLLTDLGPTPQQPKGPFGDIIESAADGFAGKGEQLNKTLNGLSEALFALNEGRGDLFSVVKSLALFVNALHNSDRQFVALNNQLATFTNAFTNTDREVADALQDLNQLLSTTRDFIGKNGEVLTHDINNLADVTNAILQPAPRDGLETGLHVFPNLGANVVNISSPNAGGIVGLPVINNFANPMQFICSAIQAGSRLGYQESAELCAQYLGPILDAIKFNYLPFGVNQFSSAMTLPKQIAYSEPRLQPPPGYKDTTVPGIFSRDTLFSHGNHEPGWTVAPGMQGVDVQPFTANMLTPESLSELMGGPDVAAPPAPPAFGVNNGRLPGPPDSYSENTPLPPPWYPQPGPPPAPAPGVIPGDPLGAIAPAPAAAPAPAPAAPAGPLLPAEAGG
- a CDS encoding RDD family protein; this translates as MTAVLDTGGATGATATPDQSTPDVALASWPSRAGALVVDVLPGLGVVATCALLALAAPADGAMRWVFTVLLAVTLAAMVLNRVLLPSVIGWTLGRALFGIAVARRTGEPAGLLRLTARELAHVLDTLAVFVGWLWPLWDRRRRTFADLLARTEVRRVPGPERNVRRLVAAVLVGLAVLCAAAAALGYVTSYRHERAVEQANAQIKEQGPRIVEQMLSYGVDTMAQDFAKAQTLTTDGYRPQLVAQQQTVQRAGATTNEYWAVSSAVLPNPPVTPDQASMLLALQGQRGTDPKSLKFITATVRVDFRKIDGQWRVANLTVLKQPQMQPAAGQ
- a CDS encoding virulence factor Mce family protein; this translates as MLTRFIKIQLIIFTILTVIAVAVLGLYYLRLPSLAGIGQYTLYAQLPRSGGLYATGNVTYRGTQIGKVTAVEPTENGARATMSIDNQYKIPVDVTASVHSVSAIGEQYLDLVPASNTNQYLSAGSTITKSTVPSEVGPALDQANKGLAVLPKEKIDSLLTETSKAVGGLGPALQRLVDSTTNLAQGFRDNLPQVNDIIENSAPILDSQVQSGDAIQQWSRNLNIIASQTAEQDSALRSGLQQAAPTLDQVTSVFSDVRDSLPQTLANLSVVIDMLKRYNKGVEQALVILPQGAALSQAGTIFENEGLLHFGLSINQPPPCLTGFLPASQWRSPADTSMAPLPTGTYCKIPKDYQANVVRGARNYPCADVPGKRAATPKECHSNEPYVPLGTNPWYGDPNQILSCPAPGARCDQGVDPGRVIPAPSVNNGMNPLSADQLPAPQSTAPVSDPVSPPGSGTVSCSGQQPNPCIYTPAQGPPGTTAAYSPSSGEVVGPDGVRYNVRNSSNPGDDGWKEMLAPAG
- a CDS encoding mammalian cell entry protein encodes the protein MSPRRRVDDGDFVGTGYFSVTPRPPRRWGLPLVAVMAALFVAAAIAASTFMFVQHEKDRRATVEDAAALGYTREFMTMYMTLDPYHANDYADRIVAQATGEFAKNFQKKEGEILVQVARGEPTTGTVLEAGVQRRNDDGSLDVLVATKVTSKTPDQKSTIESGSRWIATTIKEGQQWKISNLIQVI